The genomic region GACCACGCAGCGTTCGGCCAGCTCCGGCACGAGCGTCGGCATCGAGACCGCCCGCGCGTCGCCGTAGACCAGGTGCTCGTAGATCTCGTCGGTGACGACCCAGATCCCCGCGTCGGCGGCCCACCGGCCGATCGCCTCGACCTGCTCCGGCGGATAGACGGCGCCGGTCGGGTTGGACGGGGAGCAGAAGAGCAGGACCTTGGTGCGTGGCGTACGGGCCGCCTCGAGCTGCTCGACGGTGGCGAGGTAGCCCGCGTGCTCGTCGGTGGGGATCACCACCGGCAGCCCCCCGGCCAGCCGGATCGACTCCGGATAGGTCGTCCAGTACGGCGCGGGAAGCAGCACCTCGTCCCCCGGGTCGAGCAGGGTCGCGAAGGCCTCGTAGAGCGCCTGCTTCCCGCCGTTGGTGACCATCACCTGGCCGGCCTCGACGGTGTAGCCGGAGTCGCGCTGCGTCTTGGTCGCGATCGCCGACTTGAGCTCGGGCAGGCCGCCGGCCGGGGTGTAGCGGTGGAAGCGGGTGTTCCGGCAGGCGTCGACGGCCGCGGCGACGATCGCGTCCGGGGTGGGGAAGTCCGGCTCGCCGGCGCCGAAGCCGATGACCGGTCGGCCGGCGGCCTTCAAGGCCTTGGCCTTG from Mycobacteriales bacterium harbors:
- a CDS encoding pyridoxal phosphate-dependent aminotransferase produces the protein MAAQTSAPPRSRISARIAGISESATLAVDAKAKALKAAGRPVIGFGAGEPDFPTPDAIVAAAVDACRNTRFHRYTPAGGLPELKSAIATKTQRDSGYTVEAGQVMVTNGGKQALYEAFATLLDPGDEVLLPAPYWTTYPESIRLAGGLPVVIPTDEHAGYLATVEQLEAARTPRTKVLLFCSPSNPTGAVYPPEQVEAIGRWAADAGIWVVTDEIYEHLVYGDARAVSMPTLVPELAERCVVVNGVAKTYAMTGWRVGWLIGPQDVVKAATNLQSHATSNVANVSQAAALAAVSGDLSAVAMMRTAFDRRRRLIVSMLREIPGVQCPEPDGAFYVYPSVEGLLGRPLRGRTPASSADLAALILEEAEVAVVPGEAFGTPGYLRLSYALGDDDLVEGVTRLQRLLGETA